TTTTTGTGAAGCAGGCATTGATTCTTTCTTCTAAGGTATAATGGGGATTATCGAGAATCGCACGTGGATATTTCTTTGTAACACCAACTAAAGAGATTCCGTTGTTCTCTCCGCCAAAGGTGTTGCCACAATTAAAATGGCAGTTTGTGCAGCTGATTTCATCACCCGCGTATTGGGGAGCATGCTTTTTTGTATCGAATAAAATCCGAAATCCTTGCATGACTAATGGTTTGATATTTTCGGGTGCCATTTCAGGGTCTAGTAAGGTTGTTCTCCATTCCTGGGTATCATTTGATGAAGACATTCCATTAGAAGAGGAAAGTGCGACGAAAAGACCAGCTAAGCTAAAGAAGATGAAGAACAGAATGACAAATCGGGAATGTTCCATGCGACCTCTCTATAAAGCAGAGCAAAATTTAAGCCTCGATTCTAAAGCCTCACCATAAGAATTTGAATTGAAATTTATCAATCAATAATTTTAATTCTAAAAAATAAAGGGAGGTTTCGCATGTTACGCGTTTGGTTAACAACGGGATTGGTCATCTTACACACGTTTCTTCACGCCATACCAAACAAGGTATTGTTAATGCGTCATGCCGAAAAGCCTTTAGAAGGGATTTGCCTAAATCTGAAAGGGTTAGAGCGGGCAGCTGCTTTAATTCCTTATTTTCAAGGGCGGTCGGAAATTCAGCAATATGGAACGCCTGTGGTTATTTTTGCTTTAAAACCTGGTCCTGAAAATGGATCAGTCCGTTCTATTCAGACCGTAGCGCCATTAGCCCATGCGATGGGCATCCAGTTAAATACAGACTTTGAAGATCCTCAATATCCCAAGATGATCGAATGGATTAAAACGCATCCTGGTTTTCAGGATAAAACGGTTTTGATTTGTTGGGAACATCATGTTCTTCCTGATATGGCAAAGCAATTTGGGGCATCTACAGTTCCAGCAACATGGGAAGGCGATGTTTTTGACCGTGTGTGGGTGCTGGATCTTTCTCAAGAAGAAGTCATTTTTACCGATATTCCTCAACGTCTGCTATTTGGAGATTCTTCCGCAGGAGCTTCGTGAAACCATTTTTTATAAATTTTGGCATACGTTCCATCTCGCTGAACTTGCTGTAAAGCTCGGTTAAAGGCCGCTAAAAATTCAGGGTTTCTTTTGCTAAATCCAAAGGCCATTTTTTGGATGGGCTTAGGAAGTGATCCCAGAATTTTTAAACTTCCCTTTTCTTTAACAAGTAAGTAAGCATGAGGATAAAGGAGCAAAAAAGCGTCAATTTGTCCTTTTTCGAGATCTTTCAGGGCTTCATTCATATCGCCAAAAGGATAGATCACCATTTTACCAATTTGCCGATCATTTAGTAGCTGTCTAGCTCCCTCTTCTTCGGCTGTTCGGCTAAGAACACCAACTGATTTTCCTCGCAATTCTTGCACGGATTTAATGGATGAATTTTTAAGCTTACTAACCACTAAACTTAAATGTGTGACTAAATAGGGAATTGAAAAATCAATCACTTGTTGATGTCCTTCTTCCATTACCAATCCATCGGCAATTAGATCATATTGTTGATTATCCAGTCCTTCCATAATTTGATTGGGCGCTGCTTCTACCCACTCACATCGGAGTTTTAGCTGTTTGCAAATTGCATTAAGTAAGTCCACCTCTAAACCCGCTTTTTGTCGATTAATGAAGGGGGGATTTGAAAATGAACTTCCGATTTTTAAAACTCCGGGAGTAATTGTACTATAACTTGCTTTTTCTAAAGCGTTTAAGCCTGTGCATAAGTAAGTACTTAAAGCAACACAGATTGAAAAGAAGAGTTTCATATGGATCTCCTAAAACATGATTCATTTTAATCACTAAATATTTTCTTTATAAAATGCAAATAAAATATAGAAAAAAAATGGCTTAGGCGCTAGTTTGAAATTATTCAATATTAAAAGCCTGTTTTGCTGGAAATCGATTAATAAAGAGGTTGATATGTTACCAATTTTTTTATTTGTGATCGCGCTTATCTACGCGATTGTAAAAATTTTTCAAGATAAAGTCACAACCAAAAAAGAACAGTTAGCCATTCTCTTAAAATCGATTATCTTTTTTAACATCGGGTGTATGGGTTTAATTGGATTTTACGCGCATACTTTTATGCCCGACGAAACGGCGCGTAATATTGGGTGGCCTACTGGAAATCCCTTTCAGTTTGAAGTCGCTGTAGCGAATTTAGCTTTTGGAATTTTAGGCGTTTTAAGCCCTTGGTTTCCCTCTTTATTTTGGGTGCCGACTGTTCTAGGAAGCGTCGTTTTTTTATTTGGATGTGCTTGGGGACATTTTGTACAATGGGGGAAAGGAGATGTTGCTCCTTACAATGCGGGACCATTTGTGTGGTTTGGTGATGGAGTCATTCCCCTTATCTATGGGTTTTTGATGCTTTATTATTATAATCGTTGGGGAAAAGAGGATGTTTAAAAAAAATATCGGGACAACGGATCGATTATTGAGATTGTCCTTTGGTGTTGTCTTATTGGCTCTTGCCTGGTGGTGGAGTAGCTGGATTCTCCTCGCATGTGCATTGTTCTGCTTTTATGAAGCCTTGGCAAGTTGGTGCGTGTATTATCAGCTTATTGGGAAAAATTCATGTCCGATAAGTCCGGATAAAAGAGATCGGTAAGAGTTTAGAGTGTATGTGAAAGAAGAAGCTATTTATTCGAAATCTGCACATGCAAATCATAGACCAGCTAGTTTGTGAAACTCGCTGGTCTTTTCAAATCTTAGACCATATAAGGAATAATTTTGTAGGGGACGTGCTTGCAATAGGTCTCCCAATCTTCGCCATATTTAAGTGCACAGCGACGATCGTCTCGGAAGGCACGCTCTATTAATAAGATTGTTAAAAAAACAACGTAAAAATAGGGTAGGAAGTTTGCAAATAAAGCCGGGACACTCCAGAAAAAGGCTCCTAGTATTTCTGGAACGTAGTGAAAATGGCGCGAAATTCCCCACCAGCCAGAAGCCAGCAGAATATTTTTCTTTTGTTTTCCATCACCTGTGGTGTAATTGGCCACTGTCAAAAATGGCTTTTTACCCCATACGGTGCAATTTCCATCACTTTCACGTACTTTTTGTCTTTGTCGGTCTGCCAGATAATTGATCATAATAGAAACGGCTCCGAGGGCAAAGATTAGGGCTGCTAATGGAAGGCCCAAGTGGTTGGGGTGATTCACAAGGTAAAGAGTTGGAGAGGTATAAACCCCCGGGACCCACACTAAACATCCCCAGCAAATGTAATAGCCGGCACGATCGTGCATAATGTCAAGTGAACGCAGGTAGCCTGTTTCCCAAAAGAAAAATTTTGTGATGTAGATCAACTGTAAAAGCACGGCTACGACCATTGAATCGCTTAACCCGTAGAGTTCTTGTTGTTTGGCTGCAAAAGAAATCAGAAGTAGCGGCCAGCTCATCATTCCAAAACGGCAATTTGTAAACATCTTAACATCCCAACCAAGTAAACGCGGGAAAAGTTCTGTGCCCCAATAATAATCAAAAATCGGATTGCCAGAAGCACCAGCATCACTTGAAGAGGGTGCTACATAACCTTTGATATAGAGAAACAAGCAGAAAAATAGACTGAAAATATTTAATGCTCCTAGCAAAGGTCCTAAATTGTCATATAGGATTGTAGGTGAAAACCATTCAAGTCCATAGGAACAAACAAGAAAGAGTGTCAAGGTTAAGAAGTATGCAAATGGACCGTTTGCTTTATAAATGGGAACATTTCCTTTTGGGGTAATGGGACCCTGGTAGATTTTTCCAGGCAGTGCTTTCATAAAGAATAGCTGCGAAGCTGCAAAAATGGCCAAGATTGTCCAGGCCGTTTGCGTTCCAAAGAAAAACGGGGACCAAACTTCGTAAAGCAAAGGAAAAAATCCTTGGTGCTGGATCTGTTGCCACAAATTGACAAATGATCCGTCAAGCGACACATTCGTATACCAAAACAAAATCGCTGATGGAGGGCATAACGTAATCAATAAGAAAGGAACCAGAGTTTTTAATGAAGTCCGCATGTGGTCATAAACGGTAGGTGTACTGCGCATAAACGAAAATTCCTTTTAGTTTATCTGTTAGCTCGCATTGGCCTGAAATGGTCGCGATTTGGGTTATTAACAAACATGTAGCTGCATCTCTTTTTTATTTAAATAAAAAAATAATTCTAACATAAAAAGAAAAGGTAACCCCATGTGAATGATAAGGATATAAGATGAGTACATTAGCGGATTTGCCCTCTCAGGAGAAGGTTAGTCAGGATAAATCGATTCGTACTGGATTAAGTGTTGAATCTTTAAAAAAAGCCTTCGAAGACAATCTTTTTTATTTATTAGGAAAAGAGCCCTCTCGAGCAACGCCGCATGAATTTTACATGGCGGTTTCTTACAGCATTAGGGATCGACTTTTCCACCGTTTGATCGAAACAGTTGACACCATTGTTAAAACAGATAGCCGTGTTGTTTGCTATTTTTCGGCCGAATATTTACTGGGTCCTCAATTAGGCAATAATGTCGTGAATTTGGAAATTACAGATGCCGTAAGAAAGGCGGTTGAAGCTTACGGTTATAAATTAGAAGATCTCCTTGAAATTGAACCAGAACCAGGTTTAGGGAATGGGGGACTAGGACGGCTCGCTGCCTGCTACTTAGATTCATTAGCTACTCTAAAGCTTCCTGCAATAGGATATGGGATCCATTATGAATTTGGAATGTTTCAACAAGTCATTCGGGATGGATGGCAAGTCGAGCAGACTGATAAATGGTTGAGTTTAGGGAATCCTTGGGAAATTTGCCGTCCAGAAGCTAGTGTAGAAGTTAAATTAGGCGGTTATACAGTTTCTTATCGTGATGAAAAAGGAAATTATCATGTCAAGTGGGTGGCGGATCGAGTTATCAAAGGCATACCTATTGACATCCCTGTGCTTGGATATGGGGTTAATACTTGTAATCCTTTACGTTTGTGGAAGGCAGAAGCGACAAAATCTTTTGATTTTTCATCCTTTAATACGGGGGATTATTACAAATCTGTTGAAGATAAGGTCTATTCAGAAAATATTACCAAAGTGCTTTATCCAAATGATCAAGCCATGCAAGGGAAACAATTAAGACTCGAGCAGCAGTATTTCTTTGTCGCTTGTTCGCTCCAGGATATGATCCGCATTCATTTATACCGAAAGAAAAAACTAGAGAATTTTCATGAAACATTTACAGCACAATTAAATGATACCCATCCTTCTATTGCGATTGTTGAACTCATGCGATTACTCGTCGATGAATATTTGCTTGGTTGGGATATCGCCTGGGAGACCACAACAAAAACGTTTGCGTATACCAATCATACACTTTTGCCAGAAGCTTTAGAAAAATGGGCGATCTCTCTTTTTGCACGTTTATTACCAAGGCATTTAGAACTCATTTATGAAATCAATCGTCGTTTTCTTGATAAAGTACGCATTCACGATCCTAGTGATCCAGACCGTCTTATACGCATGTCCTTAATTGATGAACATGGTGAGCGTTACGTGCGCATGGCTTATTTGGCATGTGTTGGCTCCCATGCAGTAAATGGGGTAGCTGCTTTGCATACAGAACTGTTAAAAAAGGAACTATTATCTGATTTTGTCGAGCTGTGGCCTGAAAAATTTTGCAATATCACAAATGGTGTGACACCACGCAGATTTTTGCTTTTAAGCAATCCTGGTTTGGCCCAACTGATTACTGAAAAAATTGGGAATAAATGGATCACCGATTTAAATGAACTCAAACATCTTGAAGACTATGCCGCGCAAGCGGAATTTCAAGAGCGTTGGCGTCAGGTGAAA
This portion of the Parachlamydia acanthamoebae genome encodes:
- a CDS encoding glycogen/starch/alpha-glucan phosphorylase, encoding MSTLADLPSQEKVSQDKSIRTGLSVESLKKAFEDNLFYLLGKEPSRATPHEFYMAVSYSIRDRLFHRLIETVDTIVKTDSRVVCYFSAEYLLGPQLGNNVVNLEITDAVRKAVEAYGYKLEDLLEIEPEPGLGNGGLGRLAACYLDSLATLKLPAIGYGIHYEFGMFQQVIRDGWQVEQTDKWLSLGNPWEICRPEASVEVKLGGYTVSYRDEKGNYHVKWVADRVIKGIPIDIPVLGYGVNTCNPLRLWKAEATKSFDFSSFNTGDYYKSVEDKVYSENITKVLYPNDQAMQGKQLRLEQQYFFVACSLQDMIRIHLYRKKKLENFHETFTAQLNDTHPSIAIVELMRLLVDEYLLGWDIAWETTTKTFAYTNHTLLPEALEKWAISLFARLLPRHLELIYEINRRFLDKVRIHDPSDPDRLIRMSLIDEHGERYVRMAYLACVGSHAVNGVAALHTELLKKELLSDFVELWPEKFCNITNGVTPRRFLLLSNPGLAQLITEKIGNKWITDLNELKHLEDYAAQAEFQERWRQVKLENKQCLAKRIRDCTGIAVDPHTLFDIQVKRIHEYKRQHLNVLHIITLYNRLKKNPNLEMTPRTFIFGGKAAPGYWMAKLMIKLINAVAEVVNQDSDVKGRLKVVFYPNFNVKNAQSIYPAADLSEQISTAGMEASGTSNMKLALNGALTIGTLDGANIEIREEVGKDNFFLFGLNTEEVEALRSKQCSPMEFYETNLHLREVIDLIQSGFFSHGDRSAFLPLINEMVYQNNYMILADYQSYIDCQDRVDEIYQDQKLWTRTSILNVARMGKFSSDRAIREYCQDIWHVKPVKIREKFA
- a CDS encoding 7-dehydrocholesterol reductase — encoded protein: MRSTPTVYDHMRTSLKTLVPFLLITLCPPSAILFWYTNVSLDGSFVNLWQQIQHQGFFPLLYEVWSPFFFGTQTAWTILAIFAASQLFFMKALPGKIYQGPITPKGNVPIYKANGPFAYFLTLTLFLVCSYGLEWFSPTILYDNLGPLLGALNIFSLFFCLFLYIKGYVAPSSSDAGASGNPIFDYYWGTELFPRLLGWDVKMFTNCRFGMMSWPLLLISFAAKQQELYGLSDSMVVAVLLQLIYITKFFFWETGYLRSLDIMHDRAGYYICWGCLVWVPGVYTSPTLYLVNHPNHLGLPLAALIFALGAVSIMINYLADRQRQKVRESDGNCTVWGKKPFLTVANYTTGDGKQKKNILLASGWWGISRHFHYVPEILGAFFWSVPALFANFLPYFYVVFLTILLIERAFRDDRRCALKYGEDWETYCKHVPYKIIPYMV
- a CDS encoding YgaP family membrane protein, which encodes MFKKNIGTTDRLLRLSFGVVLLALAWWWSSWILLACALFCFYEALASWCVYYQLIGKNSCPISPDKRDR
- a CDS encoding DUF6790 family protein, with protein sequence MLPIFLFVIALIYAIVKIFQDKVTTKKEQLAILLKSIIFFNIGCMGLIGFYAHTFMPDETARNIGWPTGNPFQFEVAVANLAFGILGVLSPWFPSLFWVPTVLGSVVFLFGCAWGHFVQWGKGDVAPYNAGPFVWFGDGVIPLIYGFLMLYYYNRWGKEDV
- a CDS encoding substrate-binding periplasmic protein is translated as MKLFFSICVALSTYLCTGLNALEKASYSTITPGVLKIGSSFSNPPFINRQKAGLEVDLLNAICKQLKLRCEWVEAAPNQIMEGLDNQQYDLIADGLVMEEGHQQVIDFSIPYLVTHLSLVVSKLKNSSIKSVQELRGKSVGVLSRTAEEEGARQLLNDRQIGKMVIYPFGDMNEALKDLEKGQIDAFLLLYPHAYLLVKEKGSLKILGSLPKPIQKMAFGFSKRNPEFLAAFNRALQQVQRDGTYAKIYKKWFHEAPAEESPNSRR